In Neospora caninum Liverpool complete genome, chromosome II, the following are encoded in one genomic region:
- a CDS encoding putative transcription elongation factor FACT 140 kDa, translating into MEQKEMYSFTFDLLNYVISLLKPGASFSSIYADARAYVEERKPGLVDHLLKMVGHCMGIEYRSNSLVLNAKNPKSVVERGMVFNISVGFSHLTTSKGKNYAIWLADTVLLPTEEGAAPVVLTDGTSKALRHVSYELEDAEEELAEKSKAADVKKPSTKEESKPKGGEGKDAQKKSAKKESSKVKEKEKETRKTATTGGAISATILNNAESVILKDRLRRRTGSQAATAQQEAEERDERQRQLRKKKSEQLRLRFDNEKDGAGLERKKKEGKKMEDIKCFSGPEGFPRDLKANKLYVDFKSESLLVPIHGSHLPFHLSTVKNVTCSEAQGDSSGSSLSVSGKNRSPFFVLRINFQVPGSQTLTLKGEENPLPDLSGKPDTVFIKELMFKSEDGRHLQTIFRTIKEQLKRVKQKALEDDVAGEMMEQDKLILNRTGRRVLLKDLMIRPNIAPGMRKLIGSLEAHTNGLRFTVNTRGQIDQVDITYSNIKHAMFQPCERELIVLIHFHLKSAIMVGKKRTQDVQFYTEAGTQTDDLDNRRNRSFHDPDETQDEMRERELKRKLNNEFKRFVQQVEDIAKVEFDLPYRELRFTGVPMKSNVEILPTANCLVHLIEWPPFVLPLEDIELVSFERVAHGLRNFDVIFVFQDYTKPVKRIDLVPIEFLDNLKRWLNELEIVWYEGKQNLNWNAILKQIRDDPHGFVEAGGFEMFLGDDSPSGEEGDTDEDDDDEEYAESGSESEYNEGSGEEEEDGGEGSSEEDSSDSDDDESLADESDEDEEYNDVSSDEEEGLSWDELEERAKKGKRESCTKGDML; encoded by the exons ATG GAGCAGAAGGAGATGTACTCCTTCACCTTCGACTTGCTCAACTACGTGATTTCCCTGCTGAAGCCTGGAGCCTCGTTCAGTAGCATTTACGCTGACGCGCGCGCCTACGTGGAAGAACGGAAGCCTGGCCTCGTGGACCACCTCCTCAAGATGGTTGGACACTGCATGGGGATTGAGTACAGGTCGAACTCGCTCGTCCTTAACGCGAAGAACCCAAA ATCCGTCGTAGAGAGAGGCATGGTCTTCAACATCTCTGTCGGTTTCTCGCACCTCACAACTTCAAAGGGGAAGAACTACGCGATCTGGCTAGCTGACACCGTTCTCCTTCCGACGGAAGAGGGCGCAGCTCCTGTTG tGTTGACGGACGGGACGTCGAAGGCACTCCGCCACGTCTCGTACGAACTGGAGGATGCAGAGGAGGAGCTTGCGGAGAAATCGAAGGCGGCCGACGTGAAGAAGCCGAGCACTAAGGAGGAGTCAAAGCCgaagggcggcgagggcaaggacgcacagaaaaagagtgcgaagaaggagagctcgaaagtgaaagagaaagagaaagaaacgagaaaaacagcgaCAACTGGTGGCGCCATTTCCGCTACGATCCTCAACAATGCCGAATCCGTCATTCTTAAAGACAG ACTCCGGCGGCGGACTGGGTCTCAAGCTGCGACTGCGCAGCAggaggccgaagagagagacgagcgacagagacagctgaggaagaagaagtcTGAGCAACTGCGGCTGCGCTTCGACAACGAAAAGGATGGCGCGGgcctggagaggaagaagaaagaagggaaaaaaatGGAAGACATCAAGTGTTTCTCGGGCCCTGAAGGTTTCCCCCGGGATCTCAAAGCAAACAAA cTGTATGTGGACTTCAAGTCCGAGTCGCTTTTGGTTCCTATCCACGGGTCTCACCTCCCTTTCCATTTGTCGACCGTGAAGAACGTGACGTGCAGCGAGGCACAGGGCGACTCGTCGGGGAGTTCCTTGTCGGTTTCCGGCAAGAATCGGTCGCCGTTCTTCGTGCTGCGAATTAACTTCCAAGTGCCTGGGAGTCAAACGCTGACGctgaaaggcgaagagaaccCCCTGCCGGACCTCTCCGGAAAGCCAGACACCGTTTTCATCAAGGAACTGATGTTCaaaagcgaagacggcagGCACCTGCAAA CGATCTTTAGGACGATCAAAGAGCAGCTGAAGCGGGTGAAGCAGAAGGCTCTGGAGGACGATGTTGCGGGGGAGATGATGGAGCAAGACAAGTTGATTCTCAATCGCACTGGGCGGCGCGTCCTGTTGAAAGATTTGATGATTCGCCCAAACATCGCCCCCGGGATGCGCAAGCTCATCGGTTCCCTCGAGGCCCACACCAACGGCCTTCG ATTCACTGTCAACACTCGCGGGCAAATTGACCAGGTCGACATCACGTATAGCAACATCAAACACGCCATGTTCCAGCCTTGCGAACGCGAGCTCATTGTCCTCATCCACTTCCACCTCAAG TCTGCGATCATGGTGGGCAAGAAACGTACGCAGGACGTTCAGTTCTACACAGAGGCGGGCACACAAACGGACGACCTTGACAATCGCCGGAA TCGATCTTTCCACGACCCAGATGAGACGCAGGACGAgatgcgcgagagagaactcAAGAGGAAATTGAACAACGAATTCAAGCGCTTTGTCCAGCAGGTAGAAGACATCGCAAAGGTTGAGTTCGATCTGCCTTACAG AGAGCTCCGCTTCACTGGTGTGCCGATGAAGAGCAACGTGGAAATCCTCCCGACTGCAAACTGCCTCGTCCACTTGATCGAATGGCCGCCGTTCGTGCTTCCCCTCGAAGACATCGAACTCGTCAGTTTCGAGCGCGTCGCCCACGGTCTGCGGAACTTCGACgtcatcttcgtcttccag GACTACACAAAGCCAGTTAAGCGGATTGACTTGGTTCCGATTGAGTTCCTGGACAACTTGAAG AGGTGGTTAAACGAACTGGAGATTGTCTGGTACGAGGGCAAACAGAACTTGAACTGGAATGCGATTTTGAAGCAAATCCGCGATGATCCGCACGGCTTCGTCGAGGCGGGAGGCTTCGAAATGTTCCTCGGAGACGACAGTCCCTCTggggaagagggcgacaccgacgaagacgatgaCGACGAGGAATACGCCGAATCGGGCAGCGAG AGTGAATACAATGAagggagcggagaggaagaggaagacggggggGAGGGATCCTCGGAAGAAGACTcgagcgacagcgacgacgatGAGTCTCTTgcagacgaaagcgacgaagatgaagaatACAACGACGTCTCGtcagatgaagaagaaggcctcAGTTGGGATGAACTGGAAGAACGCGCAAAGAAGGGTAAACGAGAGTCCTGCACAAAGGGGGACATGCTGTAA
- a CDS encoding putative ppg3: protein MSRPTYAFVTLSPSAASTDVLSSLPGAEPSSPLTGASAESVSSSRLFSGVSAQRRSGGTAGAASPSASTARVDRRPVPSARSTDAVTPPASASPAWNDRVAQDGEEPGEAHGGLASPRGPSVDLKDRRAKTGSAQDVASEGRDGMKEKGRRSEDAKQLDVPFALPKSKPTADPSAKLVNSHLQSSTPQASHAVPQIALAASQSSSRSSPLPFPSVAAHPPQGQTHQSCRVSNVLSPSPLFLPTQWPALEPRRLSVPEFDGSELPAVAQEDAAMMLKDFASLLHRLEFLGRESRERPRQVQRRDAGSMVGSFLERLEQEGQQSLRESTALRRRLQEHAIICASMHARLEYLFEEKREVKERKEGNTASREQGQKRDVPEDSLREASSSVREARPPSRDCSSSRGEKAAPASPRASPPWGKTPEREPQRTHDGDKDNERERKGHVLAVVTARAGRPEDRPAVAESNRSRLHLSKLRQDFLRLQQQYERLVLLLDIQVLPFPSRDGARKGGESEEVIAACPTEAEKTRDASSTEDRSSHDLLQLLDFNHFAGGCGSDRGPSRFIRPRSEPSSGSLCASFPSQGAVRFHGSPGGALSCSGEPSPHQVGAVRARATLPALSRPLPTSSSLLSELNEDVLLPPLRCGPTRGGPSATAPDASGLGQLASSATAASPSVSFVPSSASLWRPTSLQEVDEHLEESQRQEQLEQLRHLEQCVHVLHEMHLNIAGDVAAAEEPILAAVDETESARDQVAHASRELVDASLRRSRWWGLQGGGAAAAAGVFVGAAAGGPVGAVAGAVVGAFLGAGSGGALRRQHRKKIKKLGERLERQRRRPHRQARGTCLGALVDEDGAAEEATREATGRGELHGGREERHGGREERRGDPFAVGVERELERRPDRRAKLPERRERARGTVPWLPSVAAFGVAVPRLDRRWNVGRAADLVQELGHPRDGLKPVGLLLGDADTDV from the exons ATGTCTCGCCCCACATACGCTTTCGTCACACTCTCTCCCAGCGCCGCCTCAACCGacgttctttcttctctccctggcgctgagccgtcttcgccgctcaCGGGCGCATCCGCTgagagtgtctcttcctctcggctcttTTCTGGCGTTTCCGCGCAACGGAGATCCGGAGGCACGGCGGGagccgcgtctccttcggctTCGACCGCCAGAGTCGACCGGAGGCCTGTGCCTTCTGCGCGCTCCACGGACGCGGTCACGCCTCctgcctccgcgtctccggcgtgGAATGACAGAGTTGCgcaagatggagaagagCCGGGTGAAGCGCACGGAGGGCTGGCCTCGCCGCGGGGGCCGTCGGTCGACCTGAAGGATCGAAGGGCGAAGACAGGAAGCGCACAAGATGTTGCGAGCGAAGGCCGAGATGGAatgaaagagaagggaaggagatCTGAGGACGCGAAACAGTTGGACGTTCCATTCGCGCTCCCGAAATCGAAGCCGACAGCTGATCCAAGCGCAAAACTGGTCAACTCTCACCTGCAGAGTTCCACTCCGCAAGCGAGTCATGCAGTCCCGCAGATAGCGCTGGCTGCTTCCCAGAGCAGTTCGCGATCTTCGCCGCTCCCGTTTCCGTCCGTCGCTGCACACCCCCCCCAAGGGCAGACTCATCAGTCTTGTCGTGTCTCAAACGtgttgtctccttcgcccctttttcttcctaCACAGTGGCCCGCGCTCGAGCCCCGACGTTTGTCAGTGCCCGAGTTTGACGGTAGCGAGCTCCCCGCGGTAGCtcaggaagacgcggcgatGATGCTCAAAGatttcgcttctctgctccaTCGTCTGGAGTTTCTGGGTCGCGAGAGTCGCGAGCGGCCTCGACAGGTTCAGCGTAGAGACGCCGGAAGCATGGTCGGTTCTTTCCTCGAGAGGCTCGAGCAAGAGGGGCAACAGTCGCTGCGCGAGTCAACTGCATTGCGGCGCCGTCTGCAGGAACACGCCATCATATGTGCgtccatgcatgcgcgcttgGAGTACCTCTttgaggaaaagagagaagtgaaggagagaaaagagggaaacacgGCTTCACGGGAACAGgggcagaagcgagacgtGCCCGAGGACAGTCTTCGGGAGGCGTCTTCCAGCGTTCGGGAGGCGCGGCCGCCCTCTCGCGACTGCTCCTCGTCTCGGGGGGAAAAGGCCGCTCCGGCGAGCCCGcgggcgtcgcctccctggGGCAAGACGCCGGAGCGAGAACCACAACGAACACACgatggagacaaagacaacgaaagagagagaaagggacatgTGTTGGCGGTGGTGACAGCGCGCGCCGGGCGACCAGAGGATAGGCCGGCGGTCGCCGAGAGCAACCGGAGTCGCTTGCATTTGTCAAAGTTGCGTCAGGACTTCCTTCGGCTTCAGCAGCAGTATGAGCGGCTGGTTCTGCTTCTCGATATTCAAGTCCTGCCGTTTCCGagccgagacggcgcgcgGAAGGGcggggaaagcgaagaagtcATCGCTGCGTGCCCGACGGAGGctgagaagacgcgagacgcgtcgAGCACAGAGGACCGCAGCAGCCACGACCTCCTGCAACTTCTTGATTTCAATCACTTCGCTGGGGGATGTGGAAGCGACAGGGGTCCAAGCAGATTCATCCGACCGAGGAGCGAGCCTTCGTCTGGGTCTCTGTGtgcctcgtttccctcccaAGGAGCTGTCCGTTTTCACGGAAGTCCAGGAGGCGCACTGTCCTGCTCAGGCGAGCCTTCGCCTCATCAAGTGGGGGCTGTGCGCGCGAGGGCAACTCTCccggctctctcgcgacCCTTGCCCacgtcgtcttcgcttctcagCGAGTTGAACGAAgacgttcttcttcctccgcttcgctgTGGCCCCACACGCGGCGGGCCTTCGGCGACTGCTCCTGACGCCTCTGGCCTCGGCCAGCTGGCGTCGAGCGCGACGGCTGCGTCTCcaagtgtctccttcgttccGTCCTCAGCGTCTCTTTGGCGACCAACGAGCCTGCAAGAAGTCGACGAGCACCTCGAGGAATCGCAGAGACAAGAACAGCTGGAGCAGCTGAGACACCTGGAGCAGTGCGTCCATGTTCTACACGAAATGCATTTGAACATCGCCGGCGACGTGGCTGCGGCTGAAGAGCCGATCTTAGCTGCGGtcgacgaaacggagagtgCACGCGACCAGGTTGCGCACGCCAGTCGCGAGCTTGTCGACGCCAGTCTGCGCCGGAGTCGGTGGTGGGGGCTGcagggcggcggcgccgctgccgccgccggcgtcttcgtcgggGCTGCCGCCGGGGGGCCCGTTGGAGCCGTGGCGGGCGCAGTCGTTGGAGCGTTCTTGGGCGCCGGCTCCGGCGGGGcgctgaggagacagcaTCGCAAGAAAATAAAGAAACTCGGGGAGCGACTcgagcgacagcggcgccgGCCACACCGACAGGCGCGCGGAACCTGCCTTGGGGCCTTGGTGGACGAGGACGGAGCGGCCGAAGAGGCGACACGTGAAgcaacagggagaggagagcttcacggagggagagaagagcgtcacggagggagagaagagcgtcgCGGAGACCCTTTTGCAGTCGGAGTCGAAAGAGagctcgagagaagaccggaCAGAAGAGCAAAGCtgccggaaagaagagagcgagcgcgaggGACAGTTCCTTGGCTGCCGTCGGTTGCTGCTTTCGGCGTCGCCGTTCCGCGCCTGGACCG GCGCTGGAATGTGGGGCGCGCCGCCGACCTCGTCCAAGAGCTGGGGCACCCCCGGGACGGGCTGAAGCCTGTGGGCCTTTTGTTGGGCGACGCGGATACAGACGTGTAG